The following proteins come from a genomic window of Fibrobacter sp. UWR3:
- the gyrB gene encoding DNA topoisomerase (ATP-hydrolyzing) subunit B, with protein sequence MAEESEELKKAEEDYSGSSITVLEGLEAVRVRPAMYIGSTDIRGLHHLVWEVVDNSVDEALAGFCNHIEISILPGNGIRVTDNGRGIPTDIHPKEHVGTIEVVMTKLHAGGKFDSNSYKVSAGLHGVGVSCVNALSNKLIVTVRRNGRVVRQEFSKGIPCGPQVDIGESDGTTGTSVEFYPDDTIFTETVYVYDTLATRFRELAFLMSGLRLTLTDERDSENQRSETFCYPGGVSEFVRYVDEHRTPLFNEPIHLVLPDGQYPLEVAMWYNDGYQENFFSFVNNVNTYDGGTHVTGFKTALTRVINKFAAEMPKGKKDAQITSDDIREGLTAVIAIKVSQPQFEGQTKRKLGNSEIASYVNSAFGAKLEEFFQENPAAIKVILDKVYNAALAREAAHRARNLARRKNVLESGGLPGKLADCSSRDPKECELFIVEGDSAGGSAKSGRNREFQAILPLRGKILNVEKASLHRVLDTEEIQNLVNAIGTGIGTEFKIEKLRYDKIIIMTDADVDGSHIQTLLLTFFFRYMRPLIDAGHIFLAMPPLFKLKVGTKDRYLFDENEKDKAMAEVEDKKNVTITRFKGLGEMSAEQLNDTTMDPKSRFLKQCYVEDAVLADQIFSMLMGEDVEPRRKFIESNAYKVLNDLDV encoded by the coding sequence ATGGCAGAAGAATCTGAAGAATTGAAGAAGGCCGAGGAAGATTACAGCGGTTCGAGCATTACCGTTCTTGAGGGCTTGGAGGCGGTACGTGTCCGCCCCGCCATGTACATCGGCTCGACCGACATCCGCGGGCTTCACCATCTGGTATGGGAAGTCGTCGACAACTCCGTGGACGAGGCTCTGGCCGGATTCTGCAACCACATTGAAATTTCCATTTTGCCGGGTAACGGCATCCGCGTGACCGATAACGGGCGCGGCATCCCGACCGACATTCACCCGAAGGAACACGTGGGCACCATCGAGGTGGTGATGACCAAGCTCCATGCGGGCGGCAAGTTCGACAGCAATTCTTACAAGGTTTCTGCCGGCCTGCACGGCGTGGGCGTGAGCTGCGTGAACGCACTTTCGAACAAGCTTATCGTGACGGTGCGTCGCAACGGCCGCGTGGTGCGCCAGGAATTCTCGAAGGGTATTCCCTGCGGCCCGCAGGTGGATATCGGCGAGAGCGACGGCACGACCGGCACGAGTGTCGAGTTCTACCCCGACGATACGATTTTTACCGAGACCGTCTACGTGTACGACACGCTGGCTACGCGCTTCCGCGAACTTGCGTTCCTCATGAGCGGGCTCAGGCTCACGCTTACCGACGAGCGCGACTCCGAGAACCAACGCTCCGAGACGTTCTGCTACCCGGGTGGCGTTTCCGAGTTCGTGCGCTACGTGGACGAACACCGCACTCCGCTCTTTAACGAGCCTATCCACCTGGTGCTCCCTGATGGCCAGTACCCGCTCGAAGTCGCCATGTGGTACAACGACGGCTACCAGGAAAACTTCTTCAGCTTCGTGAACAACGTGAACACCTACGACGGCGGTACGCACGTTACGGGCTTCAAGACGGCACTTACCCGCGTCATCAACAAGTTCGCGGCGGAGATGCCCAAGGGCAAGAAGGATGCGCAGATTACGAGCGACGACATTCGCGAAGGCCTTACTGCGGTTATCGCCATCAAGGTTTCGCAGCCGCAGTTCGAAGGCCAGACCAAGCGCAAGCTCGGCAACTCCGAAATTGCAAGCTACGTGAATAGCGCGTTCGGCGCAAAGCTCGAGGAATTCTTCCAGGAGAACCCGGCCGCCATCAAGGTGATTCTCGACAAGGTGTACAACGCGGCTCTGGCCCGCGAGGCGGCGCACCGTGCACGCAATCTCGCACGCCGCAAGAACGTTCTTGAAAGCGGCGGCCTTCCCGGCAAGCTCGCGGACTGCAGTAGCCGCGACCCGAAGGAATGCGAACTGTTTATTGTCGAGGGTGACTCTGCAGGCGGTTCCGCGAAGAGCGGACGCAACCGCGAATTCCAGGCTATTCTCCCGCTGCGCGGTAAGATTCTGAACGTGGAAAAGGCAAGCCTCCACCGCGTGCTCGATACCGAGGAAATCCAGAACCTGGTGAACGCCATCGGTACGGGTATCGGTACGGAGTTCAAGATTGAAAAGCTCCGCTACGACAAGATTATCATCATGACCGATGCCGATGTGGACGGCTCTCACATCCAGACGCTCCTCCTCACGTTCTTCTTCCGCTACATGCGCCCGCTTATCGATGCAGGCCACATATTCCTTGCAATGCCCCCGCTGTTCAAACTGAAGGTGGGCACGAAGGACCGCTACCTGTTCGACGAGAACGAGAAGGACAAGGCGATGGCCGAAGTCGAGGACAAGAAGAACGTGACCATCACGCGATTCAAGGGCCTTGGCGAAATGTCTGCCGAGCAGCTGAACGACACGACCATGGACCCGAAGAGCCGCTTCCTCAAGCAGTGCTACGTGGAAGATGCCGTGCTCGCCGACCAGATTTTCAGCATGCTCATGGGCGAAGACGTGGAACCGCGCCGCAAGTTCATCGAAAGCAACGCCTACAAGGTGTTGAACGACCTGGATGTCTAG
- a CDS encoding DUF721 domain-containing protein, translated as MPPFVRRKKGVTGEGAVDISVLIAKVLDKAHVSESMDFKTLSDRFEEVVGKAVCAHVQPVKLDKHTLVLKAASAAWKSELFMQKNAIIDRCNALLGKPVVKAIRFV; from the coding sequence ATGCCACCGTTTGTCCGTAGAAAAAAGGGTGTGACGGGAGAGGGCGCTGTCGATATCAGCGTGCTCATTGCGAAGGTTCTCGACAAGGCGCATGTCTCCGAAAGTATGGACTTCAAGACCCTTTCGGACCGCTTTGAGGAAGTGGTCGGGAAGGCTGTTTGCGCGCACGTGCAACCCGTGAAATTGGACAAGCATACGCTTGTGCTGAAAGCGGCTTCTGCGGCCTGGAAAAGCGAACTTTTCATGCAAAAAAATGCTATTATTGACAGGTGCAATGCGCTGCTCGGAAAGCCTGTGGTTAAGGCGATTCGCTTCGTTTGA
- a CDS encoding ABC transporter permease gives MGLLNGIAEALGRFVRRFLRTVLNYFKFVWELFKNIPGAFTNFHTTVEQMHRVGVTSLPVVFAASMATGAIMSWQLAYQFGDMIPMMFVGMAVGKSVMVELCPILTAMVLAGRIGASMCSELGTMAVTEQLDAYKVLGLSPYKFLLAPRLIATVIMLPTLTVISIFIGIAGGYEVAHLYKEVSWSVFFYGVRMFYHNWDLVVGLIKATLYGYFIASYACFFGFFTHSGAEGVGKSTKATVVAGMTSILIGGFTLSKLLLV, from the coding sequence GTGGGATTGCTGAACGGCATAGCGGAAGCGCTCGGTAGGTTTGTTCGTAGGTTCCTGCGGACCGTGCTGAATTACTTCAAGTTCGTGTGGGAACTGTTCAAGAACATTCCCGGCGCGTTCACGAACTTCCATACGACCGTGGAGCAGATGCATCGCGTGGGCGTCACGAGCTTGCCCGTGGTGTTTGCTGCGTCGATGGCTACGGGCGCCATCATGTCGTGGCAGCTTGCCTACCAGTTCGGTGACATGATCCCGATGATGTTCGTGGGCATGGCCGTGGGCAAGTCCGTGATGGTGGAACTCTGCCCCATCCTTACCGCGATGGTGCTTGCTGGCCGCATTGGCGCCTCCATGTGTTCGGAACTCGGCACGATGGCGGTGACCGAACAGCTCGATGCGTATAAAGTATTGGGCCTGAGCCCCTACAAGTTCCTGCTTGCGCCGCGCCTTATCGCGACGGTCATCATGCTCCCGACGCTTACCGTGATAAGCATCTTTATCGGCATCGCCGGCGGCTACGAGGTGGCCCACCTGTACAAGGAAGTCTCGTGGTCGGTGTTCTTTTACGGCGTGCGCATGTTCTACCACAACTGGGACCTTGTCGTGGGCCTTATCAAGGCTACACTCTACGGCTACTTTATTGCAAGCTACGCATGCTTTTTCGGGTTCTTCACCCATAGCGGTGCCGAGGGCGTGGGCAAGAGCACCAAGGCCACCGTGGTGGCCGGCATGACAAGCATCCTCATCGGCGGTTTCACGCTTTCTAAGCTGTTGCTCGTGTAG
- a CDS encoding S41 family peptidase: MDFNMKFFRNSFMVALSAMSLSFAAGDTKTPPGDFYDEVSRLNKVLSEVNRKYVEDVNPTELTDAALNGIRDILDPHTTVFTPKDYEGLKVSMEGKFGGVGITISLRDNILTVISPLSGTPAFRLGIRAGDRIRKIDGKDTKGLSLDDAVSKLRGKIGTDVTVSIEREGVADLMEFTITRAEIVVHAVPYFGMVSKDIGYIKLATFSDKTRSDVENAIRGLKKQGMKKLILDMRYNPGGLLNQAIEISELFLKQGNVIVSTLGRTQRTESRARRDGILGADVPMAVLVNQGSASAAEIVSGALQDWDRALVVGKTSFGKGSVQTIFPLDNQGNALKLTTAFYYLPFGRCINKPENGIKGLKLQEEEAASEEEEGAAADTVKKDSVVRDTFYTNNGRMMFGGGGITPDVDVELSPMPWVVQVQERMAMYFKFAVKVRPSLDAANVKIDANWVVPDSLYTQFKEFCMKDTNFVKVKSNALVGVDQLEKSIVHEQNYMGDSSKTVTDTTLANRLADMRKALEAKRDAQFDENKDYIKDGIKRELLTAMVNDSVSTAFSLKRDEQLKEAIKYLSDTGLYKKTISGPGKRPADKPKQKKK, from the coding sequence ATGGATTTTAATATGAAGTTTTTCCGCAATTCCTTTATGGTCGCCCTGTCGGCGATGTCGCTCTCGTTTGCCGCGGGCGATACCAAGACCCCTCCCGGGGATTTTTACGATGAAGTTTCCCGCCTCAACAAGGTGCTCTCTGAAGTGAACCGCAAGTACGTGGAGGATGTGAACCCCACGGAACTGACCGATGCCGCCCTGAACGGCATCCGCGATATCCTCGACCCGCACACGACGGTGTTTACCCCGAAGGACTACGAGGGCCTCAAGGTCTCGATGGAGGGCAAGTTCGGCGGCGTGGGCATTACGATTAGCCTGCGTGACAATATCCTCACGGTTATTTCCCCGCTTTCCGGCACTCCGGCGTTCAGGCTCGGTATCCGTGCGGGCGACCGAATCAGGAAGATTGACGGCAAGGACACGAAGGGCCTTTCGCTCGACGATGCCGTGAGCAAGCTGCGCGGCAAGATCGGGACCGATGTTACCGTTTCCATCGAGCGCGAAGGCGTTGCCGACCTGATGGAGTTCACGATTACGCGTGCCGAAATCGTGGTGCACGCCGTGCCTTACTTCGGGATGGTCTCGAAGGATATCGGCTACATCAAGCTCGCCACCTTCAGCGACAAGACCAGGAGCGACGTGGAGAACGCCATCCGCGGGCTCAAGAAGCAGGGCATGAAGAAGCTTATCCTCGACATGCGCTACAACCCGGGCGGACTCCTGAACCAGGCTATCGAGATTAGCGAACTGTTCCTCAAGCAGGGGAACGTGATTGTATCGACGCTCGGCCGCACCCAGCGGACCGAAAGCCGTGCCCGCCGTGACGGCATCCTTGGCGCCGACGTGCCGATGGCCGTGCTCGTGAACCAGGGTTCCGCGAGTGCCGCCGAAATCGTCTCGGGCGCATTGCAGGACTGGGACCGCGCCCTCGTGGTCGGCAAGACGAGCTTCGGCAAGGGCTCCGTGCAGACGATTTTCCCGCTCGACAACCAGGGCAACGCCCTCAAGCTCACTACCGCATTCTACTACCTGCCCTTCGGCCGCTGCATCAACAAGCCCGAAAACGGCATCAAGGGCCTCAAGCTGCAAGAAGAGGAGGCCGCCTCCGAAGAAGAGGAGGGCGCAGCCGCCGATACCGTGAAGAAGGATTCCGTGGTGCGTGACACGTTCTACACGAACAACGGCCGCATGATGTTCGGCGGTGGCGGCATTACGCCCGACGTTGACGTGGAACTTTCCCCGATGCCCTGGGTGGTGCAGGTGCAGGAACGCATGGCGATGTACTTCAAGTTCGCCGTGAAGGTGCGCCCCTCGCTCGATGCCGCCAACGTGAAGATTGACGCGAACTGGGTGGTGCCCGATTCCCTGTACACGCAGTTCAAGGAATTCTGCATGAAGGACACGAACTTCGTGAAGGTGAAGAGCAATGCTCTCGTGGGCGTGGACCAGCTCGAGAAGAGCATCGTGCATGAGCAGAACTACATGGGCGACAGCTCTAAGACCGTGACGGATACGACGCTTGCGAACAGGCTTGCCGACATGCGCAAGGCCCTCGAGGCAAAGCGCGACGCGCAGTTCGACGAGAACAAGGACTACATCAAGGACGGCATCAAGCGTGAACTCTTGACCGCGATGGTGAACGACTCCGTGAGCACGGCGTTCTCGCTCAAGCGCGACGAGCAGCTGAAGGAAGCCATCAAGTACCTCTCCGATACGGGCCTCTACAAGAAGACCATTTCGGGCCCGGGCAAGCGCCCCGCCGACAAGCCCAAGCAGAAGAAGAAGTAG
- a CDS encoding RNA polymerase sigma factor RpoD/SigA: MTNNAYTTARSNERDVYFQYLNDISKYPLLSREQETLLLKKIRQGSREAMDLLVKSNLRFVVNIANLYKGQGLDVCELISEGNMGLMEAARRFDQNQKIKFISYAVWWVRQNITRAIAEKGRMVRISAEKELVLRRFNKKGGKFRQVVGGTYVLDTESLAGVSKYKGDAIEKVLMMDNRASSLDAPVGESGEMTLGDTLASDTPATDNVACDNERKDIFEKVLRDNLSEQELDVVKLYFGLSMDADLNLKEVAPMVGFSKERVRQLKESALAKLKNDQIHRILTEAA; the protein is encoded by the coding sequence ATGACTAACAACGCTTACACAACCGCTCGCTCGAATGAAAGGGATGTCTACTTCCAGTACCTGAACGATATTTCCAAGTACCCGCTTCTCTCTCGGGAACAGGAAACGCTTCTGCTGAAGAAGATCAGGCAGGGAAGCCGTGAAGCGATGGATTTGCTCGTGAAGTCGAACCTCCGCTTCGTGGTGAACATCGCCAATCTGTACAAGGGTCAGGGGCTCGACGTGTGCGAGCTCATCAGCGAGGGCAACATGGGCCTCATGGAGGCTGCACGTCGCTTTGACCAGAACCAGAAAATCAAGTTCATCAGCTATGCCGTGTGGTGGGTCCGCCAGAACATCACCCGCGCCATTGCCGAGAAGGGCCGTATGGTCCGCATCAGCGCCGAGAAGGAACTCGTGCTCCGCCGCTTCAACAAGAAGGGGGGCAAGTTCCGCCAGGTGGTGGGCGGTACCTACGTTCTCGATACCGAAAGCCTTGCCGGGGTTTCCAAGTACAAGGGCGACGCCATCGAGAAGGTGCTCATGATGGACAACCGTGCCTCTTCGCTCGATGCTCCCGTGGGCGAATCCGGCGAAATGACCCTTGGCGATACTCTCGCATCCGATACTCCCGCGACGGACAACGTTGCCTGCGATAACGAGCGCAAGGACATCTTCGAGAAGGTGCTCCGCGACAATCTCAGCGAGCAGGAACTGGACGTCGTCAAGCTCTACTTTGGGCTTTCGATGGACGCCGACCTCAACCTGAAGGAAGTCGCCCCGATGGTCGGGTTCTCCAAGGAACGCGTCCGCCAGCTCAAGGAATCCGCTTTGGCTAAGCTCAAGAACGACCAGATTCACCGAATCTTGACTGAAGCCGCCTGA
- a CDS encoding sensor histidine kinase, whose product MTVKKTKKAVTKFFETKRETFEEIQEASFQRSEKLLVDVLKEKVGTINYPFPPFVPIALAWIFIILFPLAFILDPSFTTSLDMSSRKIIGFYLPLLATALIFFINQKALVRSCIFKKHYVRYFIYNSFLLIALLLLREVALFLTDRSAGEGIAEFFSTYCFSTIKGHFSIRTVISFALMVSFVCVTSVFYNIILRQTLKAFLQREKKNVELQYELDFLKNQLSPHFLFNTLNNISALITIDPKRAEESMAKLSKLLRVMLYQTSDATITIKEDIDILQKYAELEKLRLDESYDLKFNINLEDENFQIAPLIAMPLVENAIKHSVNPDGKSFAHISITQTGNKITFETENSNYPRKAKSNAGGLGLATFKKRLDLLYTLRYTYETGVEGDIYRAKLEIITD is encoded by the coding sequence ATGACCGTAAAAAAGACGAAAAAAGCCGTTACAAAGTTCTTCGAAACCAAGCGAGAAACGTTCGAGGAAATCCAGGAAGCCAGTTTCCAGCGCAGCGAAAAACTCCTCGTCGACGTGCTGAAGGAAAAGGTAGGGACCATCAACTACCCGTTCCCGCCTTTCGTGCCCATAGCCCTCGCCTGGATATTCATTATCCTGTTCCCGCTCGCGTTCATCCTGGACCCGTCATTCACCACCTCGCTCGACATGAGCTCCCGGAAGATTATCGGGTTCTACCTCCCGCTGCTCGCGACGGCCCTCATCTTCTTCATCAACCAAAAAGCCCTCGTACGCAGCTGCATCTTCAAGAAGCACTATGTTCGTTACTTTATCTATAACAGTTTCCTGCTTATCGCCCTGCTCCTGTTGCGCGAGGTGGCGCTATTCCTGACCGACCGTTCTGCAGGCGAAGGCATCGCGGAGTTCTTCTCGACATACTGCTTCTCCACCATCAAGGGGCACTTTAGCATCCGCACCGTCATCTCGTTCGCATTGATGGTTTCGTTTGTCTGCGTCACGAGCGTTTTCTACAACATCATCTTACGCCAGACACTCAAGGCGTTCTTGCAGCGCGAAAAGAAGAACGTGGAACTGCAGTACGAACTGGACTTCCTCAAGAACCAGCTGAGTCCGCACTTCCTCTTCAACACGCTGAACAACATATCGGCGCTCATCACCATCGACCCGAAACGTGCCGAAGAATCGATGGCGAAACTCTCGAAACTCCTGCGCGTGATGCTCTACCAGACAAGCGACGCGACCATAACCATCAAGGAAGACATCGACATCTTGCAGAAATATGCGGAACTCGAAAAACTCAGGCTCGACGAAAGCTACGACCTGAAATTCAACATAAATCTCGAAGACGAAAACTTCCAGATTGCACCGCTTATCGCCATGCCGCTTGTGGAAAACGCCATCAAGCACAGCGTAAACCCGGACGGCAAGAGTTTCGCACACATTTCGATTACCCAGACGGGGAACAAGATTACCTTCGAGACGGAGAACTCCAACTACCCGCGGAAGGCGAAATCGAACGCGGGCGGGCTCGGGCTCGCGACCTTCAAGAAGCGCCTTGACCTGCTCTACACCTTGCGATACACCTACGAAACGGGTGTTGAAGGCGACATCTACAGAGCAAAACTCGAGATAATCACCGATTAA